AAAGCGAATCTAACAGGACGTTTGTATGCAGCGGGCTCTGTTATGAGCATCTTGTATGGGTATACGTCTGAATCAGTTTTGACAAAACTTCAAAAAATTCTTTCAACGTGAGGTTTATGAGGAGGAAGAATAACGAAGAGAAAAATGAGCTTTTCATCAAGGAAAAGCTCATTCTATATTCACTCTATAACTGACTCTATCCAAATATCTTTTTCTTTTGAAAGGTCTATCAAGAAGTCATCAACCAAAACGACAGGTACCAACAAGCCTGCACCGCTTGTTCTAACAACTACTCCCACTTTTCCATCGTTTAGTTTCACTTTGGTGCCAGTCGGGTACATTCCAAGTACCCTGATGAAAGCGTTCAATATGTAAGGATCGTAATCTTTTCCAGAACGAGCCAATATCCACTTCAACGCTTGATATGGGGTTAAGCTAAGCGCTTCAGATGTTGTAGAAGTAAGTGAATCGTATGCATCTGCCACTTGCAATATTCTGGCGTAGAAGTTTATATCATCCCCTTTTTTCTCAAAAGGAATCCCAGTTCCATCAAATTTTTCATGATGTTCCAGAACGGCGTCCAATATCTCCCTGCTTTCTATTATTCCTTTAGAGGAAAGTACCTTGTATCCAATAGTGGTATGTTGCAACAACTTATCCCTATTTGAAGTTTTACCGATATCCACGTATTGGGGATCTTTTAGAAACATCAAGCCTATATCGTGAAAAAGTGCTGCCTTTGCCAACGGAATCAGATGATAACGCGACATCGAAAGCGTACAGCCTATCATGATGGATAGAATGGAAGTGTTTATTCCATGTTTGTAAAGATATCCGCTTACATGTTTTCTGA
This genomic window from Mesoaciditoga lauensis cd-1655R = DSM 25116 contains:
- a CDS encoding HD-GYP domain-containing protein translates to MAAIEWKPLEDIKDGDILAEDLYDGTSFKVLLSKGTRLNEEILKNLEKREILWLPIEGEKDEFEQLKTSIDFDEELLKVEEPIAPGIKLAVPDEMYRGIITSFKDLADQLKLGERIDTEAVERTLGSVVDDLITQDQYVVNLFRKHVSGYLYKHGINTSILSIMIGCTLSMSRYHLIPLAKAALFHDIGLMFLKDPQYVDIGKTSNRDKLLQHTTIGYKVLSSKGIIESREILDAVLEHHEKFDGTGIPFEKKGDDINFYARILQVADAYDSLTSTTSEALSLTPYQALKWILARSGKDYDPYILNAFIRVLGMYPTGTKVKLNDGKVGVVVRTSGAGLLVPVVLVDDFLIDLSKEKDIWIESVIE